ACGTTTGACCCCCCAGTAACAGCACCAGCAGGAGCAGAAACCCCACGAAGTCGAAGCGCCCGTATCTTCGACGAAACCCGCGCCCGTAGAGCAGCGCCCCGAGCGTGCCGACGATGATCATGGTCAGGGCAAAATCCAGATAGAACAGAAAACGCCAGCCGAGCAGATACGCAATGTAGCCGCCGACCGGCATGCCGATGGTGAAGGGCGTCAAGCTGAACAATCCCCACACACTCAACGCCACCGTTTTCAACCGTTTCGGGTATTCGTTCAGCAGCATCGATTGGGCGATCGGCAGCGTGATGCCGCCGGCGATGCCCTGGGCAATGCGAGCCGGCAGGAATTGCGCGAGGGTTTCGCTGGCGCCGCAGAGGTACGAGGCGATGCTGTAGACGATGAACGCGCCGATCAGCAGCCGGTAGTCGCCGATGCGGCCGGAGAGGTAGCGCGCCAGGGGAAAGCCGAGCGCCAGCCCGATCATGAAATCAGTTTGGGCCCAGGTGAGAAAGCTGGGCAGCACGCCCCCGAGATCGCCGGAAACGTGCGGCAGGAGGGCGATATACGACCCGGCATTGAACAGGACGACAATGTGTGCCAGGCCGAGGACGGCATTGAAGAGCACGAACCGCCAGCCGCGCAACCGTCGGAGATACACTGGTGCCATCGTCGCATCACCTCACGTCAGAAAATCGGAGAATAGCCTTGCTCTGTGGGGGCGGGGTGCGGTTGCACCGCCGGAACGGGCTGTCTCGCTACCGGCGAGGCAGCCCGATGCGTCAGATAGATGGCCAGCCCGGTGAACAGCATGCCTCCGACCAGGTTGCCTAACGTCACCGGGATTTGGTTCCAGAGCCACCATGAGGGGGCAGTGACATTGGCGCCGAGCAGCATGCCTACTGGAATGACGAACATGTTGACGACGGCATGCTCAAATCCCTGGGAGAAGAAGAGGACTGTCGGTCCCCAGATGGCGATCAGCTTTCCGGTGAAGGAGGTGGAGGCGAAGGAGGCGACGACGGCGAGACTGACCATCCAATTGCATAGGACGGCTTTGGTGAAGACCGTGGCCAGACCGGACGAGCCATGGGCGGCATAGTAGTTGGTTTTTGCTTCTGCGATTGCGATCAACTTTGCGCCAACCGGTGAAATCGCAGAGTCCCATGCGGTGGTGATGCAGAGGGCAAAGAGCAGGGCATAGAGTGTCGATCCCAGCAGATTGCCGAGAAAGACCCATGCCCAATTGGCAAGGATGCGACGCATGCCGACCTGGCCGTTGCTTTCAACGGCGGCGCAGGGAAGCAGTGCGAAACTGCCGGTGATGATTTCCGTGCCCAGCAGAACGGCCAGCGCCAGCCCGAAGGGAAACAGCAGGCTGCCCGCGATCCATGAGCCGGTTTCGACTGCGACCGTGACCGCCATGCTGGTCGCGATGCCCAGATAGGCCCCGGCCAGCATGCCTCGAATGACGAGGTGCAGAGGGGGAACGTTCAGTTTGACATTGGCGCCAGCCAGCATGCTTTCGACAACGCCGAGAGGTTTGACGTAATCCATCCGAGCCCTCCTTCGATTCGTGGCTGACTGTGCGCTGATTGATTTGATTTGAACCGCCATCCGGCTTAAGCAATGTCAGTGCCATTCGCGACGTGTGAGAAAACGCCTGAAGAATGCTGAGTCGAACGATATTCACTGTGAGGTCGAGCGGATTCGCACGATGCGCGCAGTGCGGTTCATTGGGGCCAAGTGGGAGGAGGCCTAATGCTGTGTGAGGGCAACGGCTACGTAAGTTTTGGCAATAAAGTTATGCGGGAATTTAGGCGGACCGTATTGCTCGTGTCGTTCCGTTCTCTTTTTTCCTGCTCGTCTTGAGTGGGATGCCTCGCTAGCGCGTCTAGGCGTGCTCCCTGGACGAGGTGCGGTGGGGGCGATTCTCGATGGCGCCAAGAGGCCGGCCGGATATATTCGGCGTAGTGCCGCATAGAAGCAGATTCCCGGAGCCATGGTGGCGGCAATGGGCTGTGGTTGCTGAACGGCTGCCCGATCAGGTTGGATCGCTCTCGTTACTGGATAGGGTCAAATCCGTAATTGAGCAAGAGTTTCTGGATGCGGGGGCTCATCAGAAAATCGGAAAACGCCGTGGCAACGTCGCGGGCGCTCTCCCGGCCTGTCGAGATCACGGCCTGACCGAAATGCACCGGCATATAAGATCCAGTAGGGGCCTCGTCACTGATGCGCACCTGTCCGCCGTTGATGGCGTCGACGCGATAGACGAGTCCCACGTCAGCTTTGCCGGTGTGAATCAGCTGAAGAATGTCTTCGCTATGGGATGCATGGAGAATGTGGGAGCGACTCTTATCCAAATAGGTGGGATTGAGTTTGGAGAGCGCCCGGGCCGTGACATCGCCCAATGAGGACGTCCGGGGATCTCCGAGGGCAATGCGGGTCGTGCGATTAGGCAGCGCGTCGTGAAAGGACACCAATGTGGCCAGGGAGTCCGTCGACATTACAAGGACGAGCGAGGTCTGCGCATAGATGCGGGGGGCGCCGTTGAGTGTCAGGCCCTTCTTGTGAAGGGACTCGACTTCATCCATCCCGGCAGCCAGGAATACATCGATTGGAATCCCCTGTTCGATCTGCCGGCTCAGGGTTTTCGAGGGGCGATACACCACGCTCACCGATGCCCCATATTCTCGTTCGAACATGGGCAGGATTTCGGTAAGGGCCGGCCGTAGGCTCGGAGGCGCCCCGACCGTCAGGGGTTCAGTCTGAGCGTGTCCTACTGGTGCACCGGCAATAACGAGTCCGCCCATGATTGCCGCCAGCACGCTCGCCTTCCGAAATCCCATCATCGTTCTCCCTTTTCTACCCCTGCCAATAACGGGTTGCACGTGAACTCCCTTGGATTAGGTCTGAATTCATCACGATCGATGTCGTGTTCCTTCCGTGAAGGTTCATCGCAAGATCAGTGCCAATGGTGATTCTCGGTGCTTGCATTTTTGAGGGCGAGCTGAAGCGCCAAATTCGTGGGAAATTCGGTCCGAGCAATTTCGAGCGCGCAGTCCGCACGTCCGAGCGCATGTGCAAAGGGAGCGATTCCGCACGGTACGCGCAGTGCGAAAGCGGGGACTCGCCAGTTCGGGGATCGAAGCGATGCTCCCATGGCCGCGTTCCAGCATGTGTATCATGGAAGCGATTGGATGAAGACGGGCTAGTTCAAGGGCACAGACATTGCTCTACATAGTGTCTGCCCATGATGCAGCTTATCCACATCGCCCTGAAGAAGCCCTACACGTTTGTCGTTCTTGCGATCTTGATCGTCTTGTTCGGCGTCCAGACGACGCTCCACATGCCGACCGATGTGTTTCCGAACATCTTGATTCCCGTCACCTCCGTGGTTTGGGCCTACGACGGTCTGCTGCCGCAGGATGTCGAAGGGCGCATCACCTATATCTTCGAACGCTTCCTCACGTCGACCGTCGAGGGCATCAAGAGCATCGTCAGTCACTCCTATTACGGTAGCAGTATCATCAACGTCTATCTTCAGGACGGTATCGACCGCGGCGGGACCGAAGCCGATATCGCGGCGATCTCGCAGACGGTGGTCAAAGCGCTGCCGCCGGATATTTCCCCGCCCATGGTCATGCGTCTCGCGCCATCTTCGGTGCCGGTGGCTATGCTGCAAGTCACCTCCGATACGCTCACGATGGCGGAGCTCTACAATCTCTGCATCATGCGGATCCGGCCCCTGTTGGTCACCATCGACGGGGCCATTCTGCCGCATCCCTACGGCGGGCAGGATATGCAGATCATGGTGTCGCTCGATCAGCAGAAATTGCTCGCCCGCCACCTGACCCCGTCTGATGTCCATCTGGCTCTCGGGAGCCAGAATCTGGTGCTGCCCGGAGGCGATATCAAGATCAAATCGACCGACTGGATCGTTTTGACGAACGCGTCCCCCCTGAAGGTCGATGATTTCAACGACATCCCGATCAAGCGAGAGGGAAATGCCTTCATCCACCTGCGGGACGTCGCTGATGTGCGGCTCGCCGGCCGGGTGCAAACAAATGCCGTGCTGGTGGATGGCCAGCAGTCCGTCATCATCATCGTGATGAAGAGCAGCGAGGCCTCTACCCTGGATGTGGTCGATGGAATCAAGGAAATGATTCCGCGTATCGAGAAGGTTGTGCCGGATGGCGTGAAGATCAAGCTGCTGAACGATGCCTCGATTTTCGTCCGGGATTCGATTGTGGATGTGGTCTCCGAAATGGTGATCGCGGCCGTCCTGGTCGGCCTCATCGTCCTCCTCCTGCTTGGCTCCTGGCAGGCGACGGTCATTGTGGCGACCACAATTCCGCTCTCCATCCTGACGTCCATCATCTGCCTGCACTGGGCCGGCCAGTCCATCAATGTCATGACGTTGGGCGGATTGGCGCTGGCCGTGGGCGTGCTGGTCGATGATGCGACGGTGATGATTGAGAATATCGACACCCATCTCGCCATGAACAAGCCGCTGGAGGATGCCATCATGGATGCCTCCAAGCAGATTCTTCTCCCGACGTTTGTGGCCACATTGGCGATCGCGATCGTGTGGCTGCCGCTCTTCAAGCTGAGCGGGGTCTCCGGGTGGCTGTTCATGCCCATGGCCGAGGCGATCATCTTCGCGATGCTGGCGTCCTTCATTCTTTCCCGGACGCTGGTGCCAACCATGGCGAATTACATGCTGGCCGGGCATCAGGGGCCGCATGCCCAGATGGAGGGGGCGCTGCCGGGAGAAAGGCCGCCGCTGAGCGTCTTTGCCAGATTTCAGCAGGGGTTCGAGCACGGCTTCGATCGCTTCCGCGATCGGTACAATGTGCTGCTTGAGCGGGCCGTCGCCCATCGGGGCCGTGTCGTCAGCATCGCGCTGGTCCTCGCCGTCAGCTCGCTCAGTCTGTTGTATTTCAATGGCCGGGATTTCTTCCCCGAGATCAAGTCCGGGACGTTGCAGATGCATATGCGGGCGCCCCTCGGCATGCGGATCGAGGCGACGGGCCGCATTGCCTCGCTGGTCTCGAAAGACATTGAGCGGTTGCTCCCCGGCCAGGTCGAAGGCATCGTGAGCAATTGCGGGCTGCCGGTCGGCGCGCATAACCTGGCCTTCATTCCAACGCCGACGATCGGTCCGCAGGATTGCGATATGACCATCTCCCTCAAGAATGAAAAGTCGCCGGTATGGGAGTATCGGCGGATTCTCCGCCAGGGCTTGCGCGAGCGATATCCCGGCACCGACTTCACGTTTCAGCCGGCGGACCTGACCGCGAAGATTCTCAACTTCGGCTCGCCCTCGCCCATTGACGTGCAGATCAACGGCCCCGAGCGGTACGCCAACTACGAGTTCGCCCGCAATCTAGCCGGCCGCTTGCGCCAGATCCCCGGGACCACCGACGTCGTGATCCAGCAGACCATGCGCACGCCGACCCTGCTCGCCGAAACCAACCGCATGTTCGGACTGGGCATGAATCTGACCCAGAAGGACGTTGCCGGCAACCTGCTCTTGACGACGGCTGGCAGCCAGCAGGTCGACCAACAATACTGGCTTGATCGGAAGACCGGCATGTCCTACCGGATCAACGTGTACACCCCTCAGCAGCAGCTCACCAGCATCAAAGATCTGTTGACGGTGCCCGTCGATCGAGATGATCGGGACGCATCGGACAAGGGCCTGAAATTGCTCGGCAATGTGACCACGTTGTCGGCGGTCGGCACGCCTGGCGTGATTACGCACAAAGATATCATGCCGTTAATTGACATCTATGTGTCCGCAGACGGGCGTGATCTGGGCGGCGTGCTGGCGGATGTCGAAACGGTCGCCCACAGCATGAAAGGCGAGCTGCCCCGGAGTGCGGCGGTCGAAATCCATGGTCAGGCCGAATTGATGCGCGGGGCCTACACCGAACTCGTCATTGGCCTGGTCGTGGCCATCGTGCTGGTCTATCTCTTGATCGTCGTCAACTTCCAATCGTGGCTCGATCCCTTCATCATCATTTCGGCCTTGCCCGGCGCCTTGGCAGGCATCGCCTGGAGTTTGTTTCTGACACATACGAATCTCTCCACACCGGCGCTGACCGGCGCGATTATGACCATGGGCACGGCCACGGCCAATTCGATTCTCGTCGTATCCTATGCCCGTGAACGGCTTGCCGAGCACGGCGATGCGCTGCGGGCGGCGATCGAAGCCGGGAAGGCCCGCATCCGTCCCGTACTCATGACCGCAGCCGCCATGATCATCGGCATGTTGCCGATGTCGATGGGGAGCTCCCAGAATGCGCCGCTCGGTCGCGCCGTCATGGGCGGCTTGGTTGTGGCCACCGTGTTCACGCTGGTGTTCGTACCCTGCGTGTACGCCATCATGTATAACCGGCGCGCCGTCCGCCAACAGGAGCGTACCTGAGATGAATAGCCTGCGCGGGAAAGGCCTTGCGGTCGCAGCCATACTTCTGTGTGTGTGCTATGTCGGATATCGGCTGTACGAAGGCCGGCTCGAAGCTGCGGCGCTGCGTGACGCCACCCTCGAACGCGCCGTTCCGACCGTGGCCGTAATCCATGCAACGCCGTTGCCGCCGAACGAGACGATTACGCTTCCCGGCAATATCCAGGCCTGGTACGAAGCGCCGATTTATGCGCAGGTCTCGGGCTATGTGAAGATGTGGTACAAGGACTACGGGGCGCAGGCCAAGAAAGGCGATGTGCTCGCCGAAATCAACGCGCCGACGCTCGACGCCCAATATGCGCAAGCCAAGGCGGATTTGGAATCGGAGCGTGCCAAGAATGCGCTAGCCGAACTGACGGCACGACGCTACGTGGCGATGCGCACGAATCACGCACTTTCCGAGCAGGCGATCTCGGTGCAAGTCGCCGAGGCGAAAGCCGAAGCGGCCAAGGTCAAGGCGGCGGAACAAAACGTCAAGAACTTCGAGGCGATGATTCAGTTCAAGACCATCGTCGCGCCCTACGATGGCGTGGTCACTGTCCGCAATATCAATGTCGGCGACTACGTCAATAAAGAAGGTACGATCAGTTCCTCCGGCGGCTCCAGCACGATCAGTAACCTCTTTACCGTGGCCGACGTCAGTATGATGCGCCTCTTTGTCAGTGTGCCGGAGGCGTTCGGGCCCTTTCTCCAGCCAGGTCTGACGGCTGACGTGACGGTGCCGCAATTGCCCAATCGGCATTTCACCGCCAAGTTCCTGACCGTCGCCCGTGGATTCGATGTGAGCACGCGCACCGCCATCACAGAATTCACGATCGAGAACGAGGACCGGGCGCTGTGGCCGGGTTCCTACGCGACCGTCCGTCTCACGGCGCCGGTCGAAAAAAGTGTATTCACGATTCCGTCCACCGCCATGGTCTTTCAAGAGCATGGCGCGCAAGTGGCCGTGGTGACGGAAGGCGGCCGCGTGCATTTTCAGCCGATTACCGTCGGTCGGATTCTCGACAGCGCCATCGAGGTGGCGGACGGAATCTCCGCCAGCGAGCACATTATCAATAACCCCAGCGCCGCGCTGTTGGAAGGCGACACCGTGCGCAT
The Nitrospira sp. genome window above contains:
- a CDS encoding formate/nitrite transporter family protein, producing the protein MDYVKPLGVVESMLAGANVKLNVPPLHLVIRGMLAGAYLGIATSMAVTVAVETGSWIAGSLLFPFGLALAVLLGTEIITGSFALLPCAAVESNGQVGMRRILANWAWVFLGNLLGSTLYALLFALCITTAWDSAISPVGAKLIAIAEAKTNYYAAHGSSGLATVFTKAVLCNWMVSLAVVASFASTSFTGKLIAIWGPTVLFFSQGFEHAVVNMFVIPVGMLLGANVTAPSWWLWNQIPVTLGNLVGGMLFTGLAIYLTHRAASPVARQPVPAVQPHPAPTEQGYSPIF
- the modA gene encoding molybdate ABC transporter substrate-binding protein — its product is MMGFRKASVLAAIMGGLVIAGAPVGHAQTEPLTVGAPPSLRPALTEILPMFEREYGASVSVVYRPSKTLSRQIEQGIPIDVFLAAGMDEVESLHKKGLTLNGAPRIYAQTSLVLVMSTDSLATLVSFHDALPNRTTRIALGDPRTSSLGDVTARALSKLNPTYLDKSRSHILHASHSEDILQLIHTGKADVGLVYRVDAINGGQVRISDEAPTGSYMPVHFGQAVISTGRESARDVATAFSDFLMSPRIQKLLLNYGFDPIQ
- a CDS encoding efflux RND transporter permease subunit, whose translation is MMQLIHIALKKPYTFVVLAILIVLFGVQTTLHMPTDVFPNILIPVTSVVWAYDGLLPQDVEGRITYIFERFLTSTVEGIKSIVSHSYYGSSIINVYLQDGIDRGGTEADIAAISQTVVKALPPDISPPMVMRLAPSSVPVAMLQVTSDTLTMAELYNLCIMRIRPLLVTIDGAILPHPYGGQDMQIMVSLDQQKLLARHLTPSDVHLALGSQNLVLPGGDIKIKSTDWIVLTNASPLKVDDFNDIPIKREGNAFIHLRDVADVRLAGRVQTNAVLVDGQQSVIIIVMKSSEASTLDVVDGIKEMIPRIEKVVPDGVKIKLLNDASIFVRDSIVDVVSEMVIAAVLVGLIVLLLLGSWQATVIVATTIPLSILTSIICLHWAGQSINVMTLGGLALAVGVLVDDATVMIENIDTHLAMNKPLEDAIMDASKQILLPTFVATLAIAIVWLPLFKLSGVSGWLFMPMAEAIIFAMLASFILSRTLVPTMANYMLAGHQGPHAQMEGALPGERPPLSVFARFQQGFEHGFDRFRDRYNVLLERAVAHRGRVVSIALVLAVSSLSLLYFNGRDFFPEIKSGTLQMHMRAPLGMRIEATGRIASLVSKDIERLLPGQVEGIVSNCGLPVGAHNLAFIPTPTIGPQDCDMTISLKNEKSPVWEYRRILRQGLRERYPGTDFTFQPADLTAKILNFGSPSPIDVQINGPERYANYEFARNLAGRLRQIPGTTDVVIQQTMRTPTLLAETNRMFGLGMNLTQKDVAGNLLLTTAGSQQVDQQYWLDRKTGMSYRINVYTPQQQLTSIKDLLTVPVDRDDRDASDKGLKLLGNVTTLSAVGTPGVITHKDIMPLIDIYVSADGRDLGGVLADVETVAHSMKGELPRSAAVEIHGQAELMRGAYTELVIGLVVAIVLVYLLIVVNFQSWLDPFIIISALPGALAGIAWSLFLTHTNLSTPALTGAIMTMGTATANSILVVSYARERLAEHGDALRAAIEAGKARIRPVLMTAAAMIIGMLPMSMGSSQNAPLGRAVMGGLVVATVFTLVFVPCVYAIMYNRRAVRQQERT
- a CDS encoding efflux RND transporter periplasmic adaptor subunit; amino-acid sequence: MNSLRGKGLAVAAILLCVCYVGYRLYEGRLEAAALRDATLERAVPTVAVIHATPLPPNETITLPGNIQAWYEAPIYAQVSGYVKMWYKDYGAQAKKGDVLAEINAPTLDAQYAQAKADLESERAKNALAELTARRYVAMRTNHALSEQAISVQVAEAKAEAAKVKAAEQNVKNFEAMIQFKTIVAPYDGVVTVRNINVGDYVNKEGTISSSGGSSTISNLFTVADVSMMRLFVSVPEAFGPFLQPGLTADVTVPQLPNRHFTAKFLTVARGFDVSTRTAITEFTIENEDRALWPGSYATVRLTAPVEKSVFTIPSTAMVFQEHGAQVAVVTEGGRVHFQPITVGRILDSAIEVADGISASEHIINNPSAALLEGDTVRIVTPAPGYDLVTPDAPASKEETSK